The genomic window ttttattgtattcttatatttatttatattactcttgattgtaatggacgattagtactttatttttatttatataaaataatatcttttggtttggttaaatttgctatttaagtttgcttttggtgtgaatggtggtgattgtacaggtgtgaatggtggtgattgtacaagtttatgtttgaataattgatataattttgtacaggaatgtatgtattcttttttttgtatataaaacatgtatttttttttcttttaaaatctttaacgacgcttataagcatcgttaaaagattttaacgacgcttataagcgtcgtaaaagacaaaaaagccgacgcttcgaaaagcgtcttggtagagtggaggatgcggagtcattaacgacgctaaaaagcgccgttataattgaattttacaacgctttaaagcgtcgtgaGAAACCatgttttaacgacgcttataagcgtcgctaaAGACTTAACAGCTGACGCTTcaaaaagcgtcttggtagagtggaggacgcATTATcattaacgatgctaaaaagcaccgttatatttgaattttacgatgctttaaagcgtcgttaaaaaataacgacgcttttaaaaagcgtcggcgcttttcgtctccactcttacataggcgacgctttcGCGACGCTTTTTGGAGCATCGTAAACATATTTAACGATGCTTATTAGCGTCGTAAAATAATCTTAATAGCGTCGTTTTTTATCATTTTCACTGTGGTGACTCCCCTTATTCTTTCTTGAGAAAATATTTATCGCAACGGTGATATGATATCAAACTTATCataattcaataaaaatatttatattttattaaatatcatatatttcatCGGTTCTAATAAATGATATTTCATTAGCCATCGATTTCGAATTTTTGATTAAATTCTGATAATTTCGGGGTGGTATCACCGTTGCAATGGTTATGTTCTCGTCTATCTTTTCTTATCAccgatgaaaaaaatataaataaataaataatatatatatatatatcacggaGATATCACTTAACGGATACCATCATCGGACTTCTAACAGTTACACCACCATCAGATGAAATCCACCGCAAGTATCCCTGATAATTAATTTCTCCTccattgctgctgctgctgctgctgaaaGTAACGTTGTAGCGAAGAATCTCATTGGCTTTGGTAAACGAGAGCCTTGTGGGTCTCACTTCCACCTTCACCTTATCTGAAATAGATGTGCTATCTACGTCGTAGGTCGATCTCGGCGCTCCCACATTGGTCACCGTCCGTGTGACCTCCACCGTATAGCCATTGCTGGCGTCCAAGAACACCATGAAGGAAGGATAGTTCAAATCTTTGCCGGCGATGCTCCCGATATCGGAACACTTGACCGAACGGCGAGCAACCACGCTCACTAGCCGATCAGTGTATGACAGACCACAGAGGTAAGCGATGTAGTCATCAGGATTGATATCATATATGAAGCCCGGGTTATTGGCCCTTGATACGTTGACATGGCCAGCACCGACGCCGAAGAAGTCCGCCGTAGTTCCTGTCTCGTCAGTGATCCGATTGCCATCGTTAGCCGTCAAGTCGGCCGTCGTCATGATCGCAGACTTGATTGCTGCTGGGGACCAGTCTGGATGTGAGCTTTTGAGTAGAGCTGCAATTCCACTGAGGTGTGGGGTGGCCATGGAAGTGCCGGACATTATGTTATATCTGGTGGCGGTGTCGGAATGTCCGACTTCGAAGGGCCATGCAGCTAAAATGTTCATCCCCGGACCGACGATGTCTGGCTTCAAGATGTTTCGGTCGGCCTGATTCGGCCCTCTCGAGGAGAAGAAAGCGAGAGCCGGGGCCGGCTTTGTTTTCATCAATGTGCCTTTGAAGGTGATCGACGCCGTGGGAGTCGATGCTGACTTGATGTACCGTTTGATCGTCTGGCCATCGGGGAAGCTCACATGCGACGCCGGTAGTACATTAACTTCAGAAAAGGTGGAGACCCCTTCTTGCCTCAGATTCGCGATGATCATGCCCAGCCCTCCGGCGCTCCTCACAGTTTCGCCCTTGGACTCCACATCCACCTCGCCTTCAAAACATAGCACGATCTTCCCCCGGACGTCGATCCCATCCAGCGACCTATTAGAGCACAAAGCCACACTCCTATTACCGCTCGCTCCGGGGTAGACCAAAGGCAGCTGGGAGGAGCGGAAGCTACTTGGCTGGTAAGCAGATTCGCCATCGAGCTCCACTCCGCTCCCAAGTGTCACCGTTGTTCTCAGTAAGCGATCTATTCTGCTGGCGCCGACCGTCAGAATCCATGGTGCCTCGTTAGATAGCGAAGCGGAGTCCGGTCCTGAATTCCCTGCAGCGCAACTGACAAAGATTCCCTTCTGGATCGCCCCCAATGTGCCGATTGCGATGCTGTCGTAGTAGAAAGGAAAGGAGGATCCAGCAAGGGATATGGATATCACGTCGACTCCATCATCGACGGCAGCATCCATCCCTGCTAACACGTCGGAATACGCGCAACCATCTAAATCACATATCCTATAGATGGCAAGGTGAGCTAAAGGTGCCACGCCAGATGCTGTGCCATTAGCTAGACCATTGACGTTGGCGTTTTCGACGAAGTTGCCGGCCGCCGTGCTAGCCGTGTGCGTGCCATGTCCATCATAATCGTAGGGTCCTTGCAGCGTCACTCTTCTGGGTGCAGCATCCGTGGCCGAGGCACCTCGGACGAAGTTCCTTGCGCCGATGAGCTTGTTGTTGCAGTAGGAGGCATCGAACTCGCAAGCACCCTTCCATCTGGATGGCGGAGGGGGCATCCCCTCGTCACCAAAGGATGGGTGGTTAGGCGAGATTCCGCTGTCCAGGACTCCAATTATGACGCCTTTGCCGTAGTTGGAGTCATTCCAGAACCCCGGCGTGCCGCGGCTGAGTCCCAAGAACTCAGGGGAGTGGGTTGTTTGCAGAGGAAGGATCCGATCGAGGTACGCATGTGCGAAGCCGGGTTTCTTCTTCATTTCTGCCAGCTCTCTCTCTGTCAATCGAGCGGCAAAGCCACTGATGACGTTTTTGTATGAATAAATCATTCGAGGTGGTTCGCCTGAGCTTGCTATTCCGGTGGGCAGGAAAGACTTGTACCACTCCTCCCGTTCGTCAGAGGAGGCGAACACCGCAGCGCTGGGTGCCCGATGTACGTGAACTATATATGTCTTCAGGGTGCTGGAGATGGTCTCCTGGCTAATGGCCATGGACGCAAGATGAGAAAGGAAGAGAATGGATAGAAAGAAAGGGATGACCATGCTTGACATCAGGAGGTGATGGTAGCTCTGAACCGAAAGATAGCAATGGTTGGAACTAGGAAGACTATGAGAGATAACAAGCTTAATTATGAGTTCGGTTTGTTATCATCTCCACAATtccctgatatatatatatataagtttgTTTCTGCGACGTAGCGTCTGCGGAACTTCCTGGCAGTCTATAAACAAATAAATGACGGAAGAGTTTATCAATTTCACCAACTAGCGTTTTTGCTAATAATAGGCGTTACGACCAGCGAATAAAAAGTACCCACTAGTGTTTTTCTATCTTTCTCAACCTTCATTTTTGAGTTGGACGGTTGTTGCGGTGTAAATATTCAGCGTAACGGTAATACCACGTCACCGTCGTAACGtttcaataaaattttcttcCTCCGATGACGTGGATAAGCACTAATAATATAAAGTCAAGAGCGTTAATAACGTTAGGTGATtaaatactaatattttttttttcagttcccTCTCTTCCATCCTTCGGCGAGAAGAATATTCATGAGAACAtagtaaatataaattaataatatattacatatagattatatttcaaaaacaAATGGCATCGATTGGTGCGCTAGGAACcgaatatgaaaatattttgataatatctgaaaaatcTAGACATGAGATAAacaaatcttaaaattattttttattttgatgattcaTTTTTTCATCAACAAAGTGGGTTCTGATTTTTCAGTAGTTTTTCATCAGCTAGTGCTAAAGGTGTTCGATGAAATTCCTGATAGAAATATCATCATGGGTGTTTCATATGATCTATAGATCGTTTTGATTATTGCAGATTTGTTTTGATgattcattttcttatcaacaaaGTGGGTTCGAATTTTTAAGTGATTTCTCATCAGCTAGTGTTGAAGGTGTTCGATAAAATTTCTGATAGAAATATCATTATAGGTGTTCGATACCATCTATGGATCGTTTTGGTTATTGCAGAAGACTAGAAAGCTAAAAgcaatattttagatattttcatATATTATGTGTTTTGAATCACTAAGTCTTTCAATTTTACTATTAAGAGGCAAAATGCATTTGATACATCCTAAAATAGAattatatatactattatatGAAGAATAGTGGTTGCTTGAGAAAGTGAATAGCATCTTTTATGTCATATATCAGAGAAAGTGATGAAAAATCGAGACATATCTCAGTTACTCTTAACAAAATTATTGGTATAACATAAATACTCAATAACAAGATTTGCTCGGTATCATCATATCCTTATCTATCAATAGTCAAAATATATTAGCATTGTAGAACTTTAGCAAAAGAGTCTCTCAAGCAAACcaaacttcaaaatttttcttcagtcAACATCCCCCCTACAATTCATTTTTCTACAAgtgtttaagataaaaattaggtaTGATtggagaaaataaataaataaagggaCAATGAATTTCAATAATACATGAATGCTGTAACGATGATTGCAcaataattacaaaaaaaatgcGAACCTATTTTACATCTAATGACTACATATTTGCATCTTTTGGTGGTATATTGGAGGATGAACACtacaaaaatgataaaaaatagataattaaGATTGTTCCAAATAAATTTTTGCTATCCATATTATATATTCTATAATAATACCTAAGAAAAAAATAGCATTTGTTCCTATCCTAGAAGCAAGCTAGTGTAGCTAACGTTAGGCTTGTCAATACAAGAAACTTACTCCAAATACACCACTAAACTTGAGATAAACTCATTTTCGAAAAGATAATAGATGATAGTAATATAAGAATTACTTATTTGTACTAGTATCTTACTACCTTTCACATGAATTTAAGACTTACCTCTTTGGCATTGATTATCATCTTCATTCTCAGCCTGTCTCATCCTCTCACATTGCTCCCCATAATGGCGGTAAAATTTTATCAACTTCATAGTTTTATAGGACATTTGGTGAAAAACATTGTTCATACTTTCACTTCTTTGAGTGGATTTCATGCGAGCAGAAAAATAGTCTAAACTAAAAGAAGGGCACTACTTCTTTTTGATTCTGTACAATACCTTCAATCATTTATCGTCAACAAGATTAAAGCTTCTAATCATCTCACTCCAAGTTGATTCAAATTTAGCCTCTGATTGAATATCTTCAAtacgaacagatgatcatggatgtcttccaaagATTTCTTTTAGCCGtacaagcatccgatctctatagatatccatacgAGATTTTGTTCTGATCAGAAATCTTTTGATCTCATCGAGGTGCTAGTTTTTttgcagagatcgtatcttgatggtaGAAAATCTTCTtgtctctcaagacactcttagagaacaagaagatgtaagaggatcttgatctctacgctagagatcgtgagaaaaatcctttcttctcttttctttctgaaattcatgcaccaaatttcaacaatagagatgtaaaaattttgttcaacttttggacaaaggaaAGAGTAGACATCTATGTCTAAACATAGACACAAGAGAGAGAAGCTGACGTCCAAACAACCAATaattggttgttgcaagaaagaaaggaTTAAAACAAACTTACCTTATGCCACACCTCTTCACGCCGTCCCTCCTTTCTCCCAAGTTTTTCATGCACACAAGGGTCTCCTTTTGGGCATCAAACCTAATCTCTATTCTCTCTTCCAACGTCCCataaggtgggtttaaatagatgaAGATAGGAGATCTAGTTTGGATAGAAATCAAGCATCCTTGTAACCTTGGACTCTTCTAATTTTGTGCCGCCCAACAACCAGGTTTCACACCAACTATTACACGTGAATAAGGGAGGaaatccttctttcttacatgcacaaaaggggAGAAAAAGAGGCATCATATCTGGTTCAACGTGGAAAGTTGGAGGGGGGTGTTTTGGTGCATGGAAGGGAAGAATTTCAAGATCTTGGGACTCTTTATTAGATGGCTGTTTTAAACCCAATATAACACCAATAAATCTCAATCACATTAGGAcaagattagactcaaatagatgggaatacaaatctgatttggagtttaatttatttagattagatgtctcctaattgaagGAGGAGTCTTAGTCTAATTGAACTCtttcttgatgcttgagtcaaactcaatttttaatcctaatccaattaggatttgtacacccatgaaaataaagattcctagtccaattaagaatacatacatcctagtctaattaagaattgagtcaaatccaaatcctaattcaactggggctaatcatccgatctttttgggttatcctataatcctattggggttgatcaaatcaaaccataatgagtcaaattaaatccaatcaaattggacttgatacaagttccattgctcaatcaaattgaaacaattaacaatcctattgctaattaattctcctataactcactaactctttagtaagttacataatgtaacatttgcattagatcaattatcaatcaaattaataatcaaatcctgttacgattcataatcataattcaatcatctgatcagataAAAGCTTCTTTTGTGTATAACTCCATAAGTTCTattatatctgatagtgagatatattatgatcttattacaatatcattgaaatttttttaatggattggaataattcaactcagcccaccaaggatcattgatcatcaagatgatcctcataagtctcacaatctatcagtgacacctagcagtatgtagcggcaatccaatagaataaaatatgaacctctaggtgcagttaacgtatgattcagtctctctatcgtgagtctcgacagatagcaggtcatggataaatcatcaaactcaacatcgatcatatgataaattcaatcaggttaagtccatatatgattctataaaattttttttcatcaatcacactgctatggtcatagactcagtcttttaaatctcataggactactctcttctgctagagtcgatagattcatcttgatacacacctcactcctacagtggaccaactatcgtcaacatccactacaagagctccttgagacctatgttgatgtgtcagtcaaactctagcagtctcattgcgagtagtagtgtcatctcaggtcaaagacagtcatataactacagcatcgagaaagtcactaacgagtagtagacatccatgtgacttctcatgttggttacgctcagtgttagttattctttaacaaccgcctgtactctcacttcagtgtctctacactacagattcGAGACCCATttgtctgaaggaagcgatctgtgtattggcctatctggatcaatcatattttcatgatgatcctatgactaggagcaatttagaaattaaccatcaatgatacatgtttcaaattttcaactctttgagaatatgtgtcatcatcttattaatctcttggatgattcatggacacataaacataaatagtaatataactatccaataaatacaaatcatgtcctagagatatgaaatgtgtccgttaaaattggcttctaaggcatgTATCCAATAatctccacttgcactaaaataatctgccatataccaacccccatcttcacaagacagctttaatcttaggctagctaagtgacctaCCAGTGGGTCAACcatatcacatgtggagtttgctctctgcacctctatgtatttctactcaaggtagtcgcatattctgctgctctatgtgcttggatatctggtgagatctaggctccttagcaaggactacgGTGCCATTATATTTGCAGTATCGTGTCACAATACTAATGACATGACAACTAGTTCTGTAACTAACATTAAAAACAGAATGCACCCcacacatctatagtgtactcgACTTTCATTGATTAATTATTTGGAATCTTTCTAAAATATCGATACAGGAACacacccatgatgtagacattttaCCATTAACttcatatataaaatctgaatcagtgtattctcccactcctagctttgatccttctccaaattaagaacatatcctcagttcttcttaagagcttaagaatattttcacagcaatccaacgcTCATagcttggatacaactgatatttaCTTGTGATATTCACTGTATAATCAGTTCAGGTACTACATGGCATACGACTATGCCGAGAGGATAGCAGACCTCTCTCTAAGATTTCTAtattgaaccctttcagcatcgaTTTCTGTATTTTATCTATGAAAATACgaacatccaattgcatctatctttatAAATCATTAGGACGCTCGttttatatcttttatggagaaatctatatacaatcatattttaaccgtTATCAGTTTTGGACACtttcactaacctttttgaaaACACATAATTCCTCTTATCTaatcaaaaatttgatcatatcatcaaaatgactgtTCTAACTCAAGATCattacagactttgtgatctcctatcacaaaaAATAAATCTATAGGCCATTCCatacaaaaattttagaagatctcttctcaagaaagctatttcatatctctttcttgaagtcgatgtctcacatcgcctcgttgtagattttgggattATCTCTATGCttccatctcccatgagaaactactttctcacatcctctattaagcataccgagtatcttttgagaggattggagatcctactatgtgtacgaggtggaggaatatacgtctattggctcatgatgaataggttcttaaggtcctaTGGCTCATTGCTTTTCATAGAcattctcttcgagcttaacttttctcccattGTTACATCTtggtcaaataatttttcaagaagatatatgtcggatcacaatcatattataatcttttagaaagtagtatcccaaacttttttaggatgagctttatagacctatcctctaacatatctacctgctatcctagacacaggctggacatctttgaatctcaaataaccaagattcagttctcaccatgccatatctcatacggtgaggTAGAATagtttagagagaacctaatttcataaaaataaagcatgtctttaaaaaaatataaataaatcgatgaagttcatcatggatcagactatatctcatatagtcccatgactcttcttatctcattgagctgagatgtactaagaccAGTCCGATATGAAACAATACCATTTTAtaagataatcgagaaatttctttcaatagtattgcatcctcgatctgatcaaagtacattcaaaaaatttttaatttatttctttacttacatctgaattctttgaacttttcaaaaatttcagatttgtatcttatatacaaagtagagacaactccttgattagcacatcatatgggctatatacatcaaatgtgtaccaggataagtatctcagtaatcttttttctcttgtcctacaaagtagcttgatcatatttcctcaaagagatgatacacaaactaaatTTGACTTAATAGTCAATGGGTCCAAGTctatatttcttcagtttgttaatcatttcttcttcaaTACGATTTAGCCATAAGTTTCataatactttaaattttatcttaattatagatctctcagatccaatggcattcactgcttgctcaattaagttcatatatgcattaccatgcaaatgatagagaccgtcTCTAAGAATAAATCAAATGATGATTGCGAAGGACATAtaccatggccacagcagcaactgttgccctatagtcAATTTCAaggattacttcctcagccctccatCTTCTTATCGACTCTATGCTAGAGTCCATAGCTCAACTGAGagaagaagaaatcgtaaggacagtattgagcaatCTTGATATGCCTACTCTAGcacgtctttgtttctttagtctTCTAGATATTTACCTCTGTACTCTTTTAAGATTTCTTTGTTATTaacactttgatcaatttagataaggtgccatgatggtcttttatatggtagtttaccataaactatctatataaattaatcagagatcgcaggatcaaatccataagtaatttcttatgcatgatcatgtcgagcctttcaagctccttaatttttttgatcattatcaaataacgatcataaacTGACTATCCATCACGCATCATATGCACTATGCACTCTGATCACCTCATAGTATTTATAGATGAAACAACATGTTGTAGGCAGTaaatatgtgctcatgcatagcacctatctttattgtcattgttcatctgctcatcaagtatagcttatTGACTATGGGTTGAACGAGTTgctaacattagaataatctgatagagaacattgtttaattttttaaaattaagaataattcttagatttaTGAGCCAGTCTATATAATCGATTTCGATTAATCGGTTGATATttaagatttgagctagaggattggaagctgacacaatgaacagcagaaagcaaagattctaattagatgtttatacttgtaatttattctagagacttttagatgtaaaaagagactCTTACTATTTTACCAGATCTCTTACActcttcaataaagaaacaaaaattctaatgcgataattgaatttttagtggatgctgtgatcccaccgatgccgtgtacctcacctaacagttattagtaatatGAATGAACACCGATGCATgaacaactctttatccagatgcttctctaagcatgttcagtcacttggtctctaagtcatgtgggctcacctaatagttattgtccgcacttcttagttaagtcagacccactattcaCAAACAGGTGTAAAGCCGTTATTGGTCCCtcgtctaacagttattgagtccaactccatctttaccccacagcaactctttgctaatagaatagTTGCatcttcctgatgcaactgaaccactgtgatcagtcgagaacaatcaataccgaTAGTATgtccgcacatctataatggtgaaagatcttggacttaatatttgtggagagatttgagtttaggtctcatctaatcagtcattacaTGACTGATATAATTGACATGGGCTTAATCAAACCACCGAGCAACCATAATTgatactcaatctttcaaattgatcaggtaagtagagattggtgtgggtccccccgttgctttctttagacatcaataaattgatcagataagtgaacaaatcaattaaataaccatctttcaattacttgccttagataccaattagataattgatccgaataggttagcttaggtgaatcagactcgagccacagagccagattagatccttaggtttaattaattctatatatgggtgtcaatcgattcgatcaacaataattatatgattttaAGCTTTATTGACCTCACCCTAATCAATAttgaattgatttgatcaactgctaaatcgatttagacccaacatgatcaaatcaaaaaccctTTAACATAGTCAAATTACAGGACCTAACTTGATCTAcctatgaccaatccctcatgcataagcactaatttcagatcttaaattaatatttttaaatctaaattttttgcatgaagaataaattttgatcttgaaataatttcagatcatacatacaaatatatatcacatacataaacaagttcagatcattgaaataaattttagccctaaacatactttcatatatcatatatatgaatcaaaatagatctcaaaactcttttcagatcgaaataataaaacatatatcatatatactaaaaaaattaatctaaaaatttaatctaattaaaaattttaacatcattctaggacaaccattcaacaTAACAATTATGTCAGGAAACCTTAtgccagaacgacatcaaaaatttttagatttaaaattttttctatagatttcaaatttaaattttaatctcatgcatatgacatgGCTCTGATGCCACTATTCGAGTTTTATAATTTATGTATGAATGATTTTTCAAAATAGTATGtagtaaatttaaaatttttcagattaaatctaatttaatttaagcatgcataagattaaaTCTTTAAACCATAATAGGATCAGCAAATGTgagataaattcagatataaaaattaaataaaaaataaataaaaatatatctggATATGGATAATCTTCAATAGTATAGATGATCATAAATGTCTTTCGAAGGTCTctttagccgcacaagcatctgacctctatgggtatccatacaagactttgatctgattagaaccttttgatctcatcggagtgttatttccttacagagatcgcatcttgatagttaaaattttttttctctcaagacactcttagagaacaagaagatgtagaggattttgatctctatgctagagatcatgagaagaatttttcttctcttttctttt from Elaeis guineensis isolate ETL-2024a chromosome 4, EG11, whole genome shotgun sequence includes these protein-coding regions:
- the LOC105042508 gene encoding subtilisin-like protease → MSSMVIPFFLSILFLSHLASMAISQETISSTLKTYIVHVHRAPSAAVFASSDEREEWYKSFLPTGIASSGEPPRMIYSYKNVISGFAARLTERELAEMKKKPGFAHAYLDRILPLQTTHSPEFLGLSRGTPGFWNDSNYGKGVIIGVLDSGISPNHPSFGDEGMPPPPSRWKGACEFDASYCNNKLIGARNFVRGASATDAAPRRVTLQGPYDYDGHGTHTASTAAGNFVENANVNGLANGTASGVAPLAHLAIYRICDLDGCAYSDVLAGMDAAVDDGVDVISISLAGSSFPFYYDSIAIGTLGAIQKGIFVSCAAGNSGPDSASLSNEAPWILTVGASRIDRLLRTTVTLGSGVELDGESAYQPSSFRSSQLPLVYPGASGNRSVALCSNRSLDGIDVRGKIVLCFEGEVDVESKGETVRSAGGLGMIIANLRQEGVSTFSEVNVLPASHVSFPDGQTIKRYIKSASTPTASITFKGTLMKTKPAPALAFFSSRGPNQADRNILKPDIVGPGMNILAAWPFEVGHSDTATRYNIMSGTSMATPHLSGIAALLKSSHPDWSPAAIKSAIMTTADLTANDGNRITDETGTTADFFGVGAGHVNVSRANNPGFIYDINPDDYIAYLCGLSYTDRLVSVVARRSVKCSDIGSIAGKDLNYPSFMVFLDASNGYTVEVTRTVTNVGAPRSTYDVDSTSISDKVKVEVRPTRLSFTKANEILRYNVTFSSSSSSNGGEINYQGYLRWISSDGGVTVRSPMMVSVK